In Deltaproteobacteria bacterium, a single window of DNA contains:
- a CDS encoding flippase-like domain-containing protein, protein MPRTCSAISRASPAAPRALAYGASVVAQGSLVALNAWLGAAVGVAPGAAAWLLARPLAKVIAMAPISLGGLGVRETALASLLAPFGVPATLAVVQGLVWQSILFAFGVIAGAWAWLGRGTKSV, encoded by the coding sequence GTGCCCAGGACGTGCTCCGCGATCTCGCGCGCCAGCCCGGCCGCGCCGCGCGCGCTCGCCTATGGCGCCTCGGTCGTGGCGCAGGGCTCGCTGGTCGCGCTGAACGCCTGGCTCGGCGCCGCGGTCGGCGTCGCGCCCGGCGCAGCGGCGTGGCTGCTCGCGCGGCCTCTCGCGAAGGTCATCGCGATGGCGCCGATCAGCCTCGGCGGCCTCGGAGTGCGCGAGACCGCGCTCGCGAGCTTGCTCGCGCCCTTCGGCGTCCCCGCGACGCTCGCGGTGGTGCAGGGCCTCGTGTGGCAGAGCATCCTGTTCGCGTTCGGAGTCATCGCCGGCGCGTGGGCGTGGCTCGGGCGCGGAACGAAGAGCGTCTAG